Proteins found in one Zea mays cultivar B73 chromosome 1, Zm-B73-REFERENCE-NAM-5.0, whole genome shotgun sequence genomic segment:
- the LOC100284098 gene encoding lysM domain containing protein produces the protein MAGRRQIKKEWVQAAADAASWCVALSLVAMLVVVCTLGAGEGGGGAPVVVVRGAALSARPCEEIYVVAEGETLHSISDKCGDPLILERNPHVHDPDDVFPGLVIRITPSKPR, from the coding sequence AAGGAGTGGGTGCAGGCGGCGGCGGACGCGGCGTCGTGGTGCGTGGCGCTGTCGCTGGTGGCGATGCTGGTGGTGGTGTGCACGCTGGGCGCCGGGGAAGGCGGGGGCGGCGCGCCGGTGGTGGTGGTGCGCGGCGCGGCGCTGTCGGCGCGGCCGTGCGAGGAGATCTACGTGGTGgcggagggcgagacgctgcacagcATCAGCGACAAGTGCGGCGACCCTCTCATCCTGGAGCGGAACCCGCACGTGCACGAccccgacgacgtcttccccggccTCGTCATCCGGATCACGCCGTCCAAGCCCAGGTAG